In one Bradyrhizobium cosmicum genomic region, the following are encoded:
- the sufC gene encoding Fe-S cluster assembly ATPase SufC → MTALLDIRGLKAEIDGRQILNGLDLCVGKGEVHAIMGPNGAGKSTLSYVLSGKPGYEITGGEVYLNGEDLLAMAPDERAAKGLFLAFQYPLEIPGVATLTFLRTALNAQRKKRGEEELSSPDVLKRVRELAKQLSIDPEMLKRPLNVGFSGGEKKRNETLQMALLEPRLCVLDETDSGLDIDALRIVADGVNRLRAADRGMIVITHYQRLLDYIVPDVVHVLAAGRIVKTGGKELALELEATGYAQYQSEAA, encoded by the coding sequence ATGACGGCGCTCCTGGACATCCGTGGGCTCAAGGCGGAGATCGATGGCCGCCAGATCCTCAATGGGCTCGACCTTTGCGTCGGCAAAGGCGAGGTCCACGCCATCATGGGGCCGAATGGCGCCGGCAAGTCGACGCTGTCCTATGTGCTGTCAGGCAAGCCGGGTTACGAGATCACCGGTGGCGAAGTGTATTTGAATGGCGAAGACCTGCTGGCCATGGCGCCGGATGAACGCGCCGCCAAGGGGCTGTTCCTGGCTTTTCAATATCCCCTTGAAATTCCCGGTGTCGCCACGCTGACTTTCCTGCGCACCGCGCTCAATGCCCAGCGCAAGAAGCGTGGCGAGGAAGAGCTGTCATCGCCCGACGTCCTGAAGCGCGTGCGAGAACTTGCCAAGCAACTCAGTATCGATCCGGAGATGCTCAAGCGCCCCCTCAATGTGGGCTTCTCTGGCGGTGAGAAGAAGCGCAACGAGACGCTTCAGATGGCGCTCCTGGAGCCGCGTCTCTGCGTACTGGATGAGACCGATTCCGGCCTCGACATCGACGCGCTCCGCATCGTCGCAGACGGCGTCAACCGGCTGCGGGCGGCGGACCGCGGCATGATTGTCATCACGCACTATCAGCGGTTGCTCGACTATATCGTGCCCGATGTCGTGCATGTGCTCGCGGCCGGCCGCATTGTGAAGACCGGCGGCAAGGAGCTGG
- the sufB gene encoding Fe-S cluster assembly protein SufB — protein sequence MVAVQETIERVRGIDVDQYRYGFETQIESEKAPKGLSAETVKFISEKKNEPAWMLQWRLEAYRRWLTMTEPTWARVDYPKIDFQDLYYYSAPKPKKTITSLDEIDPEILKTYERLGIPLREVAMLEGVEPKPGEQDPNRRKIAVDAVFDSVSVATTFKAELKKAGVIFMPISEAIREHPELVQKYLGSVVPTSDNFYATLNSAVFSDGSFVYVPPGVRCPMELSTYFRINERNTGQFERTLIIADKGSYVSYLEGCTAPQRDENQLHAAVVELVAHDDAEIKYSTVQNWYPGNSEGKGGIYNFVTKRGDCRGNNSKISWTQVETGSAITWKYPSCILRGDNSRGEFYSIAISNGYQQVDSGTKMIHLGKNTSSRIISKGIAAGKSQNTYRGLVTAHRKATGARNFTACDSLLIGDKCGAHTVPYIEAKNSSATFEHEATTSKISEDVLFYCIQRGLSQEEAVGLVVNGFVKDVLQQLPMEFAVEAQKLISISLEGSVG from the coding sequence ATGGTAGCGGTTCAGGAAACGATCGAGCGGGTCCGCGGCATCGACGTTGATCAGTATCGCTATGGATTCGAAACGCAAATTGAATCCGAGAAGGCCCCGAAAGGGCTGTCGGCAGAGACCGTCAAGTTCATCTCCGAGAAGAAGAACGAACCCGCCTGGATGCTCCAGTGGCGGCTCGAAGCCTATCGGCGCTGGCTGACCATGACCGAGCCGACCTGGGCCCGCGTCGACTATCCCAAGATCGACTTCCAGGACCTCTATTACTATTCGGCGCCGAAGCCGAAGAAGACGATCACCTCGCTCGACGAGATCGATCCGGAGATCCTGAAGACCTATGAGAGGCTCGGCATCCCCTTGCGGGAAGTCGCCATGCTCGAAGGCGTCGAGCCCAAGCCCGGCGAGCAGGACCCCAACAGGCGCAAGATCGCGGTCGACGCGGTGTTCGATTCGGTCTCGGTCGCGACCACCTTCAAGGCCGAGTTGAAGAAGGCCGGCGTGATCTTCATGCCGATCTCGGAGGCGATCCGCGAGCATCCCGAGCTGGTCCAGAAATATCTCGGCTCGGTGGTTCCGACCTCGGACAATTTCTACGCGACGCTGAACTCGGCGGTGTTCTCCGACGGCTCGTTCGTCTACGTGCCGCCGGGGGTGCGCTGCCCGATGGAGCTGTCGACCTATTTCCGCATCAACGAGCGCAACACCGGCCAGTTCGAGCGCACGCTGATCATCGCCGACAAGGGCTCTTACGTCAGCTATCTCGAAGGCTGCACCGCGCCGCAGCGCGACGAGAACCAGCTGCACGCCGCCGTGGTCGAGCTCGTCGCCCATGACGACGCCGAGATCAAATATTCGACGGTGCAGAACTGGTACCCCGGCAATTCGGAAGGCAAGGGCGGCATCTACAATTTCGTCACCAAGCGTGGCGACTGCCGTGGCAACAACTCCAAGATCTCCTGGACCCAGGTCGAGACCGGGTCGGCGATCACCTGGAAGTACCCGAGCTGCATTCTCCGCGGCGACAATTCGCGCGGCGAGTTCTACTCGATCGCGATCTCGAACGGCTATCAGCAGGTCGACTCCGGCACCAAGATGATCCATCTCGGCAAGAACACGTCGAGCCGGATTATCTCCAAGGGCATCGCAGCCGGCAAGTCGCAGAACACCTATCGCGGCCTCGTCACCGCCCATCGCAAGGCGACCGGCGCGCGCAACTTCACGGCCTGCGATTCCCTGCTGATCGGCGACAAATGCGGCGCGCACACCGTGCCGTACATCGAGGCGAAGAACTCCTCGGCGACGTTCGAGCACGAGGCGACGACCTCGAAGATCTCCGAGGACGTGCTGTTCTACTGCATCCAGCGCGGCCTTTCGCAAGAAGAGGCGGTCGGCCTCGTCGTCAACGGCTTCGTCAAGGACGTGCTGCAGCAACTGCCGATGGAGTTCGCGGTGGAAGCGCAGAAGCTGATCTCGATCTCGCTCGAAGGTAGCGTAGGCTGA
- a CDS encoding 4Fe-4S binding protein, with protein MAYKIIASQCTVCGACEFECPNAAISLKRDMYVIDPKKCTECEGHFDTAQCAVVCPVPDTCVPA; from the coding sequence ATGGCCTACAAGATCATCGCCTCACAATGCACGGTCTGCGGTGCCTGCGAGTTCGAATGTCCCAACGCCGCGATCAGCCTCAAGCGCGACATGTACGTCATCGATCCGAAGAAGTGCACGGAGTGCGAAGGGCATTTCGATACGGCGCAATGCGCGGTCGTCTGCCCCGTACCCGACACTTGCGTTCCAGCATAG